The sequence below is a genomic window from Polaribacter vadi.
ATTTTTCGAATTCTGCTTTACTTTTTTGTGCTTTTCCAAAACGTTTTGATCCTTGAAAAATATCCCAGCTTAATTGTGCTCCAATTACATAACCACTTGCATCACCTTGAAAAATTTTATTGTCATACATTTCATAACTTCCAAAGGCATTTAGACGTGGCAAAAAGGCCATTTTATCTGCTTTATTCACTGCCTCAAAACCCTTTAATGCTAATTGCATCGCTCTTATATCTGCTCTATTTTCAGAGATGAGTTTGTCATCAACATTAAAATCAAAAACAGTTAAAGTTTCTGTAGGTTTGTAAATAACATCATTTTTATCATTCATTAAAAAAGACAAATAATTGGACGCATTTTGCACATTACTTTTTGCAGTTTGTAACTGATTTTTAACTTCTGTAACTCGGATTTCTACATTTAAAAGATCTGCTCTTTGTAAAACTCCTTGCTTAAAACTATTATCTGCCATAGTTTTATTTGCATTTGATGTTTCTAAAGCTTTCTCTAAAACCAAAACTCCTTGATATGCTAATTGTAATTGCATGTATGCTTTTTCAACTTCGAACACCAAAAAATCTTGTGTTCTTTCTGTTTGTAAAAACATGGCTTCCATTTTAGATTTTGCTGCTTTTCGTTGATAAAAGCCATCTAAATTAATAAGGGGTTGCTCAACCTTAATTATAGTTGCAAAATTC
It includes:
- a CDS encoding TolC family protein; protein product: MKKSYIFMLFLVLLGVKLNAQEIMPISKAEVLAKVSENNTAIKIYEEEFNASKADYKQTNAVFLPNITASHTGISTTNPLMAFGSKLNQGILTAADFNPALLNNPNTTQNFATIIKVEQPLINLDGFYQRKAAKSKMEAMFLQTERTQDFLVFEVEKAYMQLQLAYQGVLVLEKALETSNANKTMADNSFKQGVLQRADLLNVEIRVTEVKNQLQTAKSNVQNASNYLSFLMNDKNDVIYKPTETLTVFDFNVDDKLISENRADIRAMQLALKGFEAVNKADKMAFLPRLNAFGSYEMYDNKIFQGDASGYVIGAQLSWDIFQGSKRFGKAQKSKAEFEKSKLEYNQYVSKNNLELNKVKRQLVDAKNSLELTKLAVEQSEESLRIRKNRFKEGLEKTSDLLVAETQFAQKQLEYYQTMYQYNFTQTYLNFLTKE